One Nonomuraea angiospora DNA segment encodes these proteins:
- a CDS encoding TetR/AcrR family transcriptional regulator, with protein MARAGLTADRVTEAAAELADEVGFDNITVSALARRFGVKDASLYSHVKNLKDLRVRVAILAARDLADRLADATAGRAGKESLAGFASAWREFARTRPGRYQATQLPLDAAVVAGSAGHLRIMSITYAHLSAYGLAEPDLTDAIRLLRSTYQGFFSLEAGAGFNHPRDLQDTWTKILDVLDVALRHWPSNPQGNDHESPH; from the coding sequence ATGGCTCGTGCCGGGCTGACGGCGGACCGGGTGACCGAGGCGGCCGCGGAGCTGGCCGACGAGGTCGGGTTCGACAACATCACCGTGTCCGCGCTGGCCCGCCGGTTCGGGGTCAAGGACGCGAGTCTGTACTCGCACGTCAAGAACCTCAAGGACCTGCGGGTCCGGGTGGCGATCCTGGCCGCCCGCGACCTGGCCGACCGGCTCGCCGACGCGACGGCGGGGCGGGCGGGCAAGGAATCGCTGGCCGGGTTCGCCAGCGCGTGGCGCGAGTTCGCGCGGACCCGGCCCGGCCGCTACCAGGCCACCCAGCTGCCCCTGGACGCGGCCGTGGTGGCCGGGTCCGCGGGGCATCTGCGGATCATGTCCATCACGTACGCGCACCTGAGCGCGTACGGGCTGGCCGAGCCGGACCTGACCGACGCCATCCGCCTGCTGCGCAGCACGTACCAGGGATTCTTCAGCCTGGAGGCGGGCGCCGGGTTCAATCACCCGCGCGACCTCCAGGACACCTGGACGAAGATCCTCGACGTGCTCGACGTCGCGCTGAGGCACTGGCCGAGCAACCCCCAAGGAAACGATCATGAATCCCCTCACTGA
- a CDS encoding VOC family protein, producing MSAPIDDRPVRQLRLVVEAEDYEAALAFYRDVLGLPEQAAFSGGDGARVAILDAGRATLEIANPAQKKMIDEVEVGRQVAPKLRVAFEVDDARGTTERLVAAGATEVAPPTVTPWESLNARLDAPAGLHITVFEELRDLEERQTLDGFGTDRLPDA from the coding sequence ATGAGCGCACCCATCGACGACCGCCCCGTACGGCAGCTCCGGCTCGTGGTGGAGGCCGAGGACTACGAGGCCGCGCTGGCCTTCTACCGTGACGTGCTGGGCCTTCCCGAGCAGGCCGCGTTCTCCGGCGGGGACGGCGCGCGGGTGGCGATCCTGGACGCCGGGCGGGCCACGCTGGAGATCGCCAACCCGGCGCAGAAGAAGATGATCGACGAGGTCGAGGTGGGCCGGCAGGTGGCGCCGAAGCTGCGGGTGGCGTTCGAGGTGGACGACGCGCGGGGCACCACCGAGCGGCTGGTGGCGGCGGGCGCGACGGAGGTGGCGCCGCCCACGGTCACGCCCTGGGAGTCGCTGAACGCCCGGCTGGACGCGCCCGCGGGCCTGCACATCACGGTCTTCGAGGAGCTGCGCGACCTGGAGGAGCGCCAGACGCTCGACGGCTTCGGCACCGACCGGCTCCCGGACGCCTGA
- a CDS encoding NAD(P)/FAD-dependent oxidoreductase translates to MPAPATFVIAGGGLAAAKAAEALREEGFDGAIVLVGREPHLPYERPPLSKTYLQSGGEREKIFVHDAGWYRAHAVDLRTGVTVTDLDRAAHQVTLSDGERLRYDKLLLATGARPRRLTVPGHDRDHVLYLRTVDDSDRLRATLSGAGRIVVVGAGWIGLETAAAARAAGVEVTVVEQERQPLLGVLGPEIGAVFAGLHREQGVDLRLGARVAAVTETGVRLADGTHLDADAVVVGIGAVPETDLAAAAGLAVDNGVTTTADLRTSDPDIFAAGDVANAYHPRLGGHLRVEHWANALNQPAVAARSMLGRRAAYDELPYFYTDQYDLGMEYVGHVPPGHAHDVVIRGDLAKREFLAFWLRDDTVIAAMNVDIWDQTDELKALVQAASPLDRAALADPATPLDRLIRP, encoded by the coding sequence ATGCCGGCACCAGCCACGTTCGTGATCGCCGGAGGCGGCCTGGCCGCGGCCAAGGCCGCCGAGGCCCTGCGCGAGGAAGGGTTCGACGGTGCGATCGTCCTGGTCGGCCGGGAACCGCACCTGCCCTACGAGCGGCCCCCGCTGTCGAAGACCTATCTGCAGAGCGGCGGCGAACGAGAGAAGATCTTCGTGCACGACGCGGGCTGGTACCGCGCCCATGCCGTCGACCTGCGCACCGGCGTCACGGTCACCGACCTCGACCGGGCCGCTCATCAGGTGACCCTGTCCGACGGCGAGCGGCTCCGGTACGACAAGCTGCTGCTGGCCACCGGGGCCCGTCCGCGCCGCCTGACCGTCCCCGGTCACGATCGCGACCACGTGCTGTACCTGCGTACCGTCGACGACTCCGACCGCCTGCGCGCCACGCTGTCCGGCGCCGGCAGGATCGTCGTCGTCGGCGCCGGCTGGATCGGCCTGGAGACCGCCGCCGCGGCCCGCGCCGCCGGCGTCGAGGTCACCGTGGTGGAGCAGGAGCGGCAGCCGCTGCTCGGCGTCCTCGGCCCTGAGATCGGCGCCGTCTTCGCCGGCCTGCACCGCGAGCAGGGCGTCGACCTGCGGCTCGGCGCCCGTGTCGCCGCGGTCACCGAGACCGGCGTACGGCTGGCCGACGGCACACACCTCGACGCGGACGCCGTGGTGGTCGGCATCGGCGCCGTCCCGGAGACCGACCTGGCCGCCGCCGCGGGGCTGGCCGTCGACAACGGCGTCACGACCACGGCCGACCTGCGCACCAGCGATCCCGACATCTTCGCCGCCGGTGACGTCGCCAACGCCTACCACCCCCGCCTGGGCGGGCACCTGCGTGTCGAGCACTGGGCCAACGCGCTCAACCAGCCCGCCGTGGCCGCCCGCTCCATGCTCGGCCGGCGGGCCGCCTACGACGAGCTGCCCTACTTCTACACCGACCAGTACGACCTGGGCATGGAGTACGTCGGCCACGTCCCGCCCGGCCACGCCCACGACGTCGTCATCCGCGGCGACCTGGCCAAGCGGGAGTTCCTCGCGTTCTGGCTCCGGGACGACACGGTGATCGCCGCGATGAACGTCGACATCTGGGACCAGACCGACGAGCTCAAGGCACTCGTCCAAGCCGCCTCCCCGCTCGACCGCGCCGCACTCGCCGACCCCGCGACCCCGCTGGACCGGCTCATCCGTCCCTGA
- a CDS encoding ABC transporter permease → MSQLDNAPPESGSLAELARRHGLRPAIARPRLPVYSRQLWERRHFILTYATSRNVSKYSGSALGQLWQVLTPLLNAAIYYVMFGLILGGSKNIHNYPAFLLTGMFVFTYTQRTVTAGAKSISGNLSLIRALHFPRASLPLAYTIQELQQLTISMGVLLLIVTVTGEFPTWFWLMVPVVLALQTSFNIGAGLVLARLGSTMRDLSQLLPFIMRTWLYASGVFFAIHDKVVNSARLPEWVATVMYLNPAASYIEWMRDILIGSHVPPRAVWLSCVFWAVFALIFGFWYFWRAEDRYGRG, encoded by the coding sequence ATGAGCCAACTGGACAACGCCCCGCCGGAGAGCGGGTCACTGGCCGAACTCGCCAGGCGACACGGGCTGCGCCCCGCCATCGCGCGCCCGAGACTGCCCGTCTACTCGCGCCAGCTGTGGGAGCGGCGGCACTTCATCCTGACGTACGCGACCTCGCGCAACGTCTCCAAATACTCGGGGTCCGCGCTGGGCCAGCTGTGGCAGGTCCTGACGCCGCTGCTGAACGCGGCCATCTACTACGTGATGTTCGGTCTCATCCTCGGCGGCAGCAAGAACATCCACAACTACCCGGCGTTCCTGCTCACCGGGATGTTCGTGTTCACCTACACGCAGCGGACCGTCACCGCCGGCGCCAAGTCGATCTCCGGCAACCTGTCGCTGATCCGCGCCCTGCACTTCCCCCGGGCGTCGCTGCCCCTGGCGTACACGATCCAGGAGCTGCAGCAGCTCACCATCTCCATGGGGGTGCTGCTGCTGATCGTGACGGTGACGGGGGAGTTCCCCACGTGGTTCTGGCTGATGGTGCCGGTCGTGCTGGCGCTGCAGACGTCGTTCAACATCGGGGCGGGGCTGGTGCTGGCCAGGCTGGGGTCCACGATGCGGGACCTCAGCCAGTTGCTGCCGTTCATCATGCGGACGTGGCTGTACGCGTCCGGGGTGTTCTTCGCCATCCACGACAAGGTCGTCAACAGCGCGCGCCTGCCGGAGTGGGTGGCGACGGTGATGTACCTCAACCCGGCGGCCTCCTACATCGAGTGGATGCGCGACATCCTGATCGGCAGCCACGTCCCGCCGCGGGCGGTGTGGCTGTCGTGCGTGTTCTGGGCGGTGTTCGCGCTGATCTTCGGGTTCTGGTACTTCTGGCGGGCCGAGGATCGGTACGGGCGGGGCTGA
- a CDS encoding helix-turn-helix domain-containing protein → MTGTGDLGRRLIHCRERLGLTREQVAERAAMSAGYLRYLEENPDMPDTGALYRLADALQTTVHELLGGGLDRPPGHGPAMANPTMEVLDPEECLRLISPGGIGRVAFSGSRGPTVLPVNYKLHHGVIVFRTASGGPMDQDLRSGLEGVDIKIAFEVDKIDETNREGWSVLVQGAAHHVTPEETEEVAGSGVTPWAGGERRLYIRIVPQQIAGRRIHGM, encoded by the coding sequence ATGACTGGCACCGGAGATCTCGGACGCCGCCTCATCCACTGCCGCGAACGCCTCGGCCTGACCCGTGAGCAGGTCGCCGAGCGCGCGGCCATGTCGGCCGGCTACCTGCGATATCTGGAGGAAAATCCCGATATGCCGGACACCGGCGCCCTCTACCGCCTGGCGGACGCGCTGCAGACCACGGTGCACGAGCTGCTGGGCGGCGGCCTGGACCGCCCGCCCGGGCACGGCCCCGCCATGGCCAACCCGACGATGGAGGTGCTGGACCCGGAGGAGTGCCTGCGGCTGATCTCGCCGGGCGGGATCGGGCGGGTGGCGTTCAGCGGCTCGCGCGGGCCCACCGTGCTGCCCGTCAACTACAAGCTGCACCACGGCGTGATCGTCTTCCGCACCGCGTCCGGCGGCCCGATGGACCAGGACCTCCGCTCGGGGCTGGAAGGGGTGGACATCAAGATCGCGTTCGAGGTCGACAAGATCGACGAGACCAACCGCGAAGGCTGGAGCGTCCTGGTGCAGGGGGCCGCCCACCACGTGACGCCGGAGGAGACGGAGGAGGTGGCCGGCTCGGGCGTCACGCCCTGGGCGGGCGGCGAGCGCCGCCTCTACATCCGTATCGTGCCCCAGCAGATCGCGGGCCGGCGCATCCACGGCATGTAG
- a CDS encoding Gmad2 immunoglobulin-like domain-containing protein: MKRFTGPALPVLIVLAVAAAGCGAVRDPRGSVTVTASPEETTPEGSPRTTPPGTGTPTPRGGLVAGRYQPLWPFSTPGEATAWREAHRRDGREAWHLDARRTALAFTRDFLGFTEIDRVAESVRQGDHARVHVAYQAEEGPRLLVAAVVHLVRYGSGEDAPWEVVGTDDTSLSLTRPPYGSTVRSPLTVGGRITGVDESVKVQVRRPGSDAPVGEACCVGAGGTGSPWSARVSFKAPPGRTLTVVASTGGHVATVERFAVTGVNVAPS; encoded by the coding sequence ATGAAACGCTTCACCGGCCCAGCCCTTCCGGTGCTGATCGTGCTCGCGGTGGCGGCCGCCGGCTGCGGGGCCGTGAGAGACCCGCGGGGCTCGGTCACCGTGACGGCCTCACCCGAGGAGACCACTCCGGAGGGCAGCCCCAGGACCACGCCTCCCGGCACCGGCACGCCGACCCCTCGCGGGGGCCTGGTCGCCGGCCGCTACCAGCCGCTGTGGCCGTTCTCCACCCCTGGCGAGGCGACGGCGTGGCGGGAGGCGCACCGCAGGGACGGCCGCGAGGCGTGGCACCTCGACGCCCGCCGCACCGCGCTCGCCTTCACCCGCGACTTCCTGGGCTTCACCGAGATCGACCGGGTCGCCGAGTCCGTCCGGCAGGGCGACCACGCGCGGGTGCACGTCGCCTACCAGGCCGAGGAGGGGCCGCGGCTGCTGGTGGCGGCCGTCGTCCATCTGGTCAGGTACGGCTCGGGCGAGGACGCGCCGTGGGAGGTGGTGGGCACGGACGACACCTCGCTCTCGCTCACCAGACCGCCCTACGGCTCCACCGTGCGGTCCCCGCTGACCGTGGGCGGCCGGATCACGGGCGTCGACGAGAGCGTCAAGGTCCAGGTCCGCCGGCCCGGCTCGGACGCCCCGGTGGGGGAGGCGTGCTGCGTGGGCGCCGGGGGGACCGGCTCGCCGTGGTCGGCCCGGGTCTCCTTCAAGGCGCCCCCAGGGCGCACGCTGACCGTCGTGGCGTCCACCGGCGGCCACGTGGCGACCGTCGAACGCTTCGCGGTGACGGGCGTGAACGTCGCCCCCTCCTGA
- a CDS encoding helix-turn-helix transcriptional regulator: MSEVDEAWPARVSAVAALDEPTRRRLYEFVVRQPAPVSRDEAADAVQAPRNTVSFHLDKLVAEGLLEAVYERRTGRTGPGAGRPAKLYRRALGQITISLPDRRYETAAHLLADALQEAQTSGEPPRAVLDRRARELGRELGHEARPSDSAPDPRAAVVPALEALGFEPRAEGAAITLVNCPFHSLARRHTELVCGMNLCLLTGLLEGLAATGVTARLEPAPGHCCVRLHPTGPDSR, translated from the coding sequence ATGAGCGAGGTCGACGAGGCATGGCCGGCACGCGTCTCCGCCGTCGCGGCGCTGGACGAGCCGACGCGGCGCCGCTTGTATGAGTTCGTGGTGAGACAGCCCGCGCCGGTGAGCCGCGACGAGGCCGCCGACGCCGTGCAGGCGCCACGCAACACGGTCTCGTTCCACCTGGACAAGCTGGTGGCCGAAGGGCTGCTCGAAGCCGTCTACGAACGCCGCACCGGCCGCACCGGCCCCGGCGCCGGCCGCCCGGCCAAGCTCTACCGGCGCGCGCTCGGGCAGATCACGATCTCCCTGCCGGACCGGCGCTACGAAACCGCCGCCCACCTGCTCGCCGACGCCCTCCAGGAGGCGCAGACCTCAGGAGAACCGCCCCGCGCCGTGCTCGACCGGCGCGCCCGCGAGCTGGGCAGAGAGCTCGGCCACGAGGCCCGCCCCAGCGACTCGGCGCCCGACCCCCGCGCCGCCGTCGTGCCGGCCCTGGAAGCCCTCGGGTTCGAGCCCCGCGCCGAGGGCGCGGCCATCACCCTCGTCAACTGCCCCTTCCACAGCCTGGCCCGGCGGCACACCGAACTGGTCTGCGGCATGAACCTCTGCCTCCTCACCGGCCTCCTCGAAGGGCTCGCCGCGACAGGCGTCACCGCCCGCCTGGAACCCGCCCCCGGACACTGCTGCGTCCGCCTCCACCCGACCGGCCCGGACTCCCGTTGA
- a CDS encoding Rv1733c family protein — protein MTESVMRWVRRHRPDGNPLRRRSDRLESAALLVTVVLVLLSVWPAAAAGRQSYEHALPALGDGRREVVATLLADAPVTRLSFGEAPRSEPAPAHWTTPSGLERTGRVMAPPLARAGTEVRIWVDPGGLRVGAPPSPGDLRVTAVATALLLVLVAAVVAVLGFAGFRLLLDRRRYREWEAAWSLADARWRRRRSS, from the coding sequence GTGACCGAGTCGGTGATGCGGTGGGTGCGGCGGCACCGGCCGGACGGCAACCCGCTGCGGCGGCGCTCCGACCGCCTGGAGAGCGCCGCGCTGCTCGTGACGGTGGTCCTCGTCCTGCTCAGCGTGTGGCCCGCGGCGGCGGCGGGACGGCAGTCGTACGAGCACGCGCTGCCGGCGCTCGGCGACGGGCGCCGGGAGGTGGTGGCGACGTTGCTGGCGGACGCGCCGGTCACGCGCCTGTCGTTCGGGGAGGCGCCCCGGAGCGAGCCGGCCCCCGCGCACTGGACGACGCCGTCCGGCCTGGAGCGGACCGGCCGGGTGATGGCGCCGCCCCTGGCCAGGGCGGGCACGGAGGTGCGGATCTGGGTCGATCCCGGCGGCCTGCGGGTCGGCGCGCCACCGAGCCCCGGCGACCTGCGGGTCACGGCCGTGGCGACGGCGCTGCTGCTGGTGCTGGTGGCGGCGGTGGTCGCGGTGCTGGGGTTCGCGGGCTTCCGGCTGCTGCTCGACCGGAGACGTTACCGCGAGTGGGAGGCCGCCTGGTCGCTGGCCGACGCGCGGTGGCGGCGCCGGCGCTCGTCGTAG
- a CDS encoding HAD family hydrolase has protein sequence MATFDLTRLRAVVFDTDGVVTDTARVHAAAWKHVFDAFLRGRSAPFDVRADYLAFVDGRSRLDGVRTFLASRGISIPEGGPQDEPGAETVHGLGSAKDALFVEAIAHHGVAAFPSTVALLHELRQRGCRTGVVSAGRHCRAVVSSAGLLHLFDVVVGGEDAAELGLPGKPDPALFLEAARRLELAPGVVAIVEDALPGVEAARKGGFGLVVGVDRSGSGAPGDGPRAAAGTGARAMRAAGADVVVADLADTDVSGRVPVGRP, from the coding sequence ATGGCCACTTTCGACCTGACCAGGCTCCGGGCGGTCGTCTTCGACACCGACGGCGTGGTCACCGACACGGCGCGGGTGCACGCCGCCGCGTGGAAGCACGTGTTCGACGCGTTCCTGCGGGGCCGCTCCGCGCCGTTCGACGTGCGCGCCGACTACCTGGCCTTCGTGGACGGGCGCTCCCGGCTGGACGGGGTGCGCACGTTCCTGGCCTCGCGCGGCATCTCGATCCCCGAGGGCGGCCCGCAGGACGAGCCGGGGGCGGAGACCGTACACGGGCTGGGGTCGGCCAAGGACGCGCTGTTCGTGGAGGCGATCGCGCACCACGGCGTGGCCGCCTTCCCCTCCACCGTCGCCCTGCTGCACGAGCTGCGGCAGCGCGGCTGCCGCACCGGCGTCGTCTCGGCCGGCCGGCACTGCCGGGCGGTGGTGTCGTCGGCGGGCCTGCTGCACCTGTTCGACGTGGTGGTCGGCGGCGAGGACGCCGCCGAGCTGGGGCTGCCCGGCAAGCCGGATCCCGCGCTGTTCCTGGAGGCCGCGCGCCGCCTGGAGCTGGCCCCCGGGGTGGTCGCGATCGTGGAGGACGCGCTGCCTGGCGTCGAAGCCGCGCGAAAGGGCGGGTTCGGCCTGGTCGTCGGGGTGGACAGGAGCGGGTCCGGGGCGCCGGGGGACGGGCCGCGGGCCGCCGCGGGGACCGGCGCCCGGGCGATGCGGGCCGCGGGGGCGGACGTCGTGGTCGCCGACCTGGCCGACACCGACGTCTCCGGCCGCGTACCGGTGGGACGGCCATGA
- a CDS encoding TIGR04222 domain-containing membrane protein, which translates to MNGVLHAAAIVLLALVVLTAIRTQFALSRARSVAARGGEGLSVYEAAFLAGGPRRVINTALVSLVAQGGVRVSSEGLVTPVKGFRVTKSVPVERALYRHVRSGGGPHTTAELRHQTVRDHAMRRLATPLWRQGFLMSPAVRTRSRRRTSWLAVFAGLAAVVAVVSLLLRAPLGTIVIAGTAAAVGVLCFFLLRRSMANPVTRAGRAALRQAEGGDLADGFWKVSDDVGVVALRGLTELPDRRLADSLARDTRTRSNGGLRAACCAPGHCGSYGSPAYSYGSYGSCGDASGGGGFFDFGGLFDGGGGSHGHDGGGGGWGGSDGGGGGSDSGGGGGGCGGGGSP; encoded by the coding sequence ATGAACGGGGTTTTACACGCGGCTGCCATCGTGCTTCTCGCGCTGGTCGTCCTCACCGCGATCCGGACGCAATTCGCGTTGTCCCGGGCGCGCTCCGTCGCGGCGCGCGGGGGCGAGGGGCTGAGCGTCTACGAGGCCGCGTTCCTCGCGGGCGGGCCGCGGCGGGTCATCAACACGGCGCTGGTGTCGCTGGTCGCGCAGGGCGGGGTGCGGGTGTCGAGCGAGGGGCTGGTGACGCCGGTGAAGGGGTTCCGCGTGACCAAGTCGGTGCCGGTCGAGCGGGCGCTCTACCGGCACGTGCGCTCGGGCGGGGGCCCGCACACGACGGCCGAGCTGCGGCACCAGACGGTCCGCGATCACGCGATGCGGCGGCTGGCGACGCCGTTGTGGCGGCAGGGGTTCCTGATGTCGCCGGCCGTCCGGACGCGGTCGCGGCGGCGTACGAGCTGGCTGGCCGTCTTCGCCGGGCTGGCGGCGGTCGTGGCGGTGGTGAGCCTGCTGCTGCGCGCCCCGCTCGGCACGATCGTGATCGCCGGGACGGCGGCCGCCGTCGGCGTGCTCTGTTTCTTCCTGCTGCGGCGCTCCATGGCGAACCCGGTGACCAGGGCCGGGCGGGCCGCTCTGCGGCAGGCCGAGGGCGGCGACCTGGCGGACGGGTTCTGGAAGGTCTCGGACGACGTCGGGGTGGTGGCGCTGCGGGGCCTCACCGAGCTGCCGGACCGGCGGCTGGCCGACTCGCTGGCCCGCGACACGCGGACCAGGAGCAACGGCGGGCTGCGGGCGGCGTGCTGCGCGCCCGGCCACTGCGGGTCGTACGGCAGCCCCGCCTACTCCTACGGGTCCTACGGGTCCTGCGGGGATGCCTCGGGCGGGGGCGGGTTCTTCGACTTCGGCGGCCTGTTCGACGGGGGCGGCGGGTCCCACGGCCATGACGGCGGCGGCGGAGGCTGGGGCGGCTCCGACGGTGGAGGCGGCGGGTCCGACAGCGGGGGCGGTGGCGGTGGGTGCGGCGGTGGCGGAAGCCCGTGA
- a CDS encoding esterase-like activity of phytase family protein: MHIAVAFTVAASAAPPASAAQRDPVRITRFLGEQRLAHLLKFEDTTVGGLSGIDRDPGTGTWYFVSDDRWRYNPARFYTGRLDFDRDTGEFVGVRVTGVRTLTRADGTPYAAYGQPGSADPESIRYDRWSGRLIWGDEGDRPDSANRAIPISASAVHTTDLQGRNAGELRVPPNLRLTDTERGPRRNFGFEGVAVTESGITAVTEGPRHEDGPVPSVARGAPARLTVWNRMGIARAQYVYPLDPLPTAPIPPDGDADSGVSEILAIDDDRYLALERSWIQGVNYRVKLYEIDLRGATNVLSRDDLAQGAPYRPVTKRLVYDLGSFRPPVQNLESLAWGPRLADGECTLVIGSDDNFDQREVTQFLAFAATGCP; this comes from the coding sequence ATGCACATCGCCGTCGCTTTCACGGTGGCGGCGAGCGCCGCCCCTCCGGCCTCGGCGGCGCAGCGCGATCCCGTGCGGATCACGCGTTTCCTCGGGGAGCAGCGGCTGGCGCACCTGCTGAAGTTCGAGGACACCACGGTGGGCGGGCTGTCGGGGATCGACCGCGATCCCGGCACCGGCACCTGGTACTTCGTCTCCGACGACCGCTGGCGCTACAACCCCGCCCGCTTCTACACCGGGCGGCTGGACTTCGACCGGGACACCGGGGAGTTCGTCGGCGTGCGGGTGACCGGGGTCAGGACGCTGACCAGGGCCGACGGCACGCCGTACGCGGCGTACGGCCAGCCGGGCTCGGCCGACCCCGAGTCGATCAGGTACGACCGGTGGAGCGGGCGGCTGATATGGGGAGACGAGGGCGACCGGCCGGACAGCGCCAATCGGGCCATTCCGATTTCCGCCTCCGCGGTGCACACGACCGACCTTCAGGGGCGTAATGCCGGAGAATTGCGGGTGCCGCCGAATTTGCGGCTGACCGACACCGAAAGAGGGCCCAGGCGTAATTTCGGCTTTGAAGGGGTGGCGGTCACGGAAAGCGGCATCACCGCCGTCACCGAGGGCCCGCGCCACGAGGACGGGCCCGTGCCCTCGGTGGCGCGCGGCGCGCCCGCCCGGCTGACCGTGTGGAACCGCATGGGCATCGCGCGCGCCCAGTACGTCTACCCGCTGGATCCCCTGCCGACCGCGCCGATCCCGCCCGACGGCGATGCCGACAGCGGGGTGTCGGAGATCCTGGCCATCGACGACGACCGCTATCTGGCGCTGGAGCGGTCCTGGATCCAGGGCGTCAACTACCGGGTCAAGCTCTACGAGATCGACCTGCGCGGCGCCACGAACGTGCTGAGCAGGGACGACCTGGCGCAGGGCGCGCCATACCGGCCGGTGACCAAGCGGCTGGTCTACGACCTCGGCTCCTTCCGGCCTCCGGTGCAGAACCTCGAGAGCCTGGCCTGGGGGCCGCGCCTGGCCGACGGGGAGTGCACGCTGGTGATCGGCTCGGACGACAACTTCGACCAGCGCGAGGTGACCCAGTTCCTCGCCTTCGCCGCCACGGGGTGCCCATGA
- a CDS encoding putative protein N(5)-glutamine methyltransferase, which produces MSVFSSSVPSALSLPAVVARLRAAGCVFAEDEAELLVSTARTPAELAAMVERRVAGEPLQHVLGWAEFCGLRMVVEPGVFVPRPRTEFLIGRAAALARHVAGPPVLLDLCCGSGAAGAALAAGLGEAELHAVDLDPAAVRCARRNLAAVPLPSGGTLAGRVYQGDLYEPLPASLLGRVDLVIASPPYVPSSSIDLLPPEARLHEPLMALDGGGDGLDVVRRVIAGAPRWLAPGGHLLVETSERQAAATAEAVARAGLAARVASSDELDATAVIGTRA; this is translated from the coding sequence ATGTCGGTTTTTTCGTCATCTGTCCCCTCAGCTCTCTCCCTCCCCGCCGTCGTCGCCAGGCTGCGCGCCGCCGGCTGCGTGTTCGCCGAGGACGAGGCCGAGCTGCTCGTCTCCACCGCCCGCACCCCCGCGGAGCTCGCCGCGATGGTCGAGCGCCGCGTCGCCGGCGAACCCCTCCAGCACGTCCTCGGCTGGGCGGAGTTCTGCGGCCTGCGGATGGTCGTGGAGCCGGGGGTGTTCGTGCCCAGGCCGCGCACCGAGTTCCTCATCGGCCGGGCCGCCGCGCTGGCCCGCCATGTCGCGGGGCCGCCGGTCCTCCTCGACCTGTGCTGCGGCAGCGGCGCGGCGGGGGCCGCGCTGGCCGCGGGGCTGGGGGAGGCCGAGCTGCACGCCGTGGACCTCGACCCCGCCGCCGTGCGGTGCGCCCGCCGCAACCTCGCCGCCGTGCCCCTCCCGTCCGGCGGCACGCTCGCGGGCCGGGTCTACCAGGGCGACCTGTACGAGCCGCTGCCCGCCTCGCTGCTGGGCCGGGTGGACCTCGTGATCGCCAGCCCCCCGTACGTCCCCTCGTCCTCCATCGACCTGCTGCCCCCCGAGGCCCGGCTGCACGAGCCGCTCATGGCGCTCGACGGCGGCGGCGACGGCCTCGACGTCGTGCGGCGGGTGATCGCGGGCGCGCCCCGCTGGCTCGCGCCCGGCGGCCACCTCCTGGTCGAGACCAGCGAGCGGCAGGCCGCCGCCACCGCCGAGGCCGTCGCCCGGGCGGGGCTGGCCGCCCGGGTGGCGAGCTCGGACGAGCTGGACGCCACCGCCGTGATCGGGACGCGCGCTTGA
- the folE gene encoding GTP cyclohydrolase I FolE encodes MSESVAQPSSGSSPDHQQRRLRVVRGRGDVDLEAAQRAVTDLLIALGRDAGSEHLADTPRRVAHAYAELLAPREFNLTTFPNEEGYDELVLARDIPVQSLCEHHLLPFQGVAHVGYLPGDRILGLSKLARVVELFARDLQVQERLTKQVADWLEQHLEPKGVGVVIEAEHLCMSMRGVQARGSRTVTSALQGVLREDPRSRQEFFALTGVHA; translated from the coding sequence ATGAGCGAGTCCGTGGCGCAGCCGAGCAGTGGTTCGTCGCCCGATCACCAGCAGCGACGCCTGCGGGTGGTCCGGGGACGCGGCGACGTGGACCTCGAGGCCGCGCAACGCGCGGTCACCGATCTGCTGATCGCATTGGGCCGGGACGCGGGGTCCGAGCACCTGGCCGACACGCCGAGGCGGGTGGCGCACGCCTATGCCGAGCTGCTGGCGCCGCGCGAGTTCAACCTGACGACCTTCCCCAACGAGGAGGGGTACGACGAGCTCGTCCTGGCCCGCGACATTCCGGTGCAGTCGCTGTGCGAGCACCACCTGCTGCCGTTCCAGGGCGTGGCGCACGTGGGCTACCTGCCCGGCGACCGCATCCTCGGGTTGTCGAAGCTCGCCCGCGTCGTCGAGCTGTTCGCCCGCGACCTGCAGGTGCAGGAACGGCTGACCAAGCAGGTGGCCGACTGGCTGGAGCAGCACCTGGAGCCCAAGGGCGTCGGCGTGGTGATCGAGGCCGAGCACCTGTGCATGTCGATGCGCGGCGTGCAGGCCCGCGGGTCCCGCACGGTGACGTCGGCGTTGCAGGGGGTGCTCCGCGAGGATCCGCGCTCCCGGCAGGAGTTCTTCGCGCTGACCGGAGTGCACGCCTAG